One window from the genome of Actinoplanes teichomyceticus ATCC 31121 encodes:
- a CDS encoding FAD/NAD(P)-binding protein produces MSAPAVEAGPAVPRPYRVISRHVDTADTVTLTLEPDAGPLAQFAPGQFAMLTAYGIGEVPVSVSAIAEPGQSRARRLVHTLRAVGAVTRALHAAQPGAVIGVRGPFGTAWDEPSAAGQDVVIVAGGIGLAPLRPLVHAILADRRRYRHVVLLIGGRTPADLLYRDEVARFAAAAVEVAVTVDRPAPGWTGQVGVVTTLVPPARFDPARTVAFLCGPEIMMRFTAQALIGRGVPASRVRVSLERNMRCAVGWCGHCQLGPLLLCRDGPVVDYARAQPLISVREL; encoded by the coding sequence GTGAGCGCCCCGGCCGTCGAGGCGGGCCCGGCGGTTCCCCGGCCGTACCGGGTGATCTCCCGGCACGTGGACACCGCGGACACCGTCACGCTCACTCTGGAACCCGACGCCGGCCCGCTGGCACAGTTCGCGCCGGGACAGTTCGCGATGCTCACGGCGTACGGGATCGGAGAGGTCCCGGTCTCGGTCAGCGCGATCGCCGAGCCCGGGCAGAGCCGGGCCCGGCGACTGGTGCACACGCTGCGCGCGGTCGGCGCGGTGACCCGGGCCCTGCACGCGGCGCAGCCCGGCGCGGTGATCGGCGTACGCGGGCCGTTCGGTACCGCCTGGGACGAACCGTCGGCCGCCGGCCAGGACGTGGTGATCGTCGCCGGTGGGATCGGCCTGGCGCCGCTGCGCCCGCTCGTGCACGCGATCCTGGCCGACCGCCGGCGATACCGGCACGTGGTGCTGCTGATCGGCGGCCGCACCCCGGCCGACCTGCTCTACCGCGACGAGGTGGCGCGTTTCGCCGCCGCCGCGGTCGAGGTGGCGGTGACCGTGGACCGGCCGGCGCCGGGCTGGACCGGTCAGGTCGGCGTCGTCACCACCCTCGTCCCGCCGGCCCGGTTCGACCCGGCCCGGACCGTGGCGTTCCTGTGCGGCCCGGAGATCATGATGCGGTTCACCGCGCAGGCGCTGATCGGCCGGGGCGTGCCGGCCTCGCGGGTGCGGGTGTCGCTGGAGCGCAACATGCGCTGCGCGGTGGGCTGGTGCGGGCACTGCCAGCTCGGCCCGCTGCTGCTGTGCCGCGACGGCCCGGTGGTCGACTACGCGCGGGCGCAGCCGCTGATCTCGGTGCGGGAGCTGTGA
- a CDS encoding cyclic nucleotide-binding domain-containing protein: protein MSVDLTDRVSAAPFFARLAPRLLRELCALGGPVAYPPGERIFTEGGEADRFWLIEQGSVALDLRVPGRGDQVIETLTAGTVLGWSWLYPPYRWNFGAVTRSPVDAVVFDAAAVRARCDTDPVFGYAMLRLFTPVITERLHATRLRLLDLYAPAAPGRQP from the coding sequence GTGAGCGTGGACCTCACCGATCGGGTGTCGGCGGCGCCGTTCTTCGCCAGGCTCGCGCCCCGGCTGCTGCGCGAACTCTGCGCGCTGGGCGGGCCGGTGGCGTACCCGCCGGGTGAACGAATCTTCACCGAGGGCGGCGAGGCGGACCGGTTCTGGCTGATCGAACAGGGCAGTGTGGCCCTGGACCTGCGCGTGCCGGGCCGCGGCGATCAGGTGATCGAGACCCTCACCGCCGGAACGGTGCTGGGCTGGTCCTGGCTGTACCCGCCGTACCGGTGGAATTTCGGGGCGGTCACCCGCTCACCGGTGGACGCCGTGGTGTTCGACGCCGCCGCCGTCCGCGCGCGGTGTGACACCGACCCGGTGTTCGGCTACGCGATGCTGCGCCTGTTCACCCCGGTCATCACCGAACGGCTGCACGCCACCCGGCTGCGGCTGCTGGACCTGTACGCCCCGGCGGCACCCGGGAGGCAGCCGTGA
- a CDS encoding 4Fe-4S dicluster domain-containing protein, which translates to MPPETYDDRPPPVIIGVAALADLCDMLHGLGYTIVGPTVRDGAIVLAELSGAAELPYGWGVDTEAGRYRLRPRGDTAAFGHSAGPQSWKDVLHPPRVKLWEAQRTPDGGVAVTETVERRRYALLGVRPCDLAAIRILDRVLTGGRHVDPQYAARRDGNFVIAVECTEPGATCFCTSMGTGPQADAGFDLAMTELLDGGDHRFLVRAGTPSGAEVLSGLPGRPADDAIRSRAADAVAHAATAMGRSMPAEGLPELLAASRTSPHWEDVASRCLTCGNCTMVCPTCFCSTTEDVTDLTGDHAQRWRRSDSCFDLDFSYLHGGSVRTSGQARYRQWISHKLGTWHEQFGSSGCVGCGRCIAWCPTGIDITQEIAALSGLRAAASPAGGDQP; encoded by the coding sequence ATGCCACCGGAGACGTACGACGACCGGCCACCACCGGTGATCATCGGGGTGGCGGCCCTGGCCGACCTCTGCGACATGCTGCACGGGCTCGGCTACACGATCGTCGGACCGACGGTCCGGGACGGGGCGATCGTGCTCGCCGAGCTGTCCGGCGCCGCCGAACTGCCGTACGGCTGGGGCGTCGACACCGAAGCGGGCCGCTACCGGTTGCGGCCGCGCGGCGACACGGCCGCGTTCGGTCATTCGGCCGGGCCGCAGTCCTGGAAGGACGTGCTGCATCCGCCGCGGGTGAAGCTGTGGGAGGCGCAGCGTACGCCCGACGGTGGCGTGGCGGTGACCGAGACGGTCGAACGCCGCCGGTACGCGCTGCTCGGTGTCCGGCCCTGCGACCTGGCGGCGATCCGGATCCTGGACCGGGTGCTCACCGGCGGCCGGCACGTGGACCCGCAGTACGCCGCGCGGCGGGACGGCAATTTCGTGATCGCCGTGGAGTGCACCGAGCCGGGTGCGACCTGCTTCTGCACGTCGATGGGGACCGGACCGCAGGCGGATGCCGGTTTCGATCTGGCCATGACCGAGCTGCTCGACGGCGGCGACCACCGCTTCCTGGTGCGCGCCGGGACGCCGTCGGGGGCGGAGGTGCTGTCCGGCCTGCCGGGGCGGCCCGCCGACGACGCGATCAGGTCACGGGCTGCCGACGCGGTGGCGCACGCCGCGACGGCGATGGGCCGGTCGATGCCGGCCGAGGGGCTACCGGAACTGCTGGCCGCCAGTCGTACCTCACCCCACTGGGAGGACGTGGCCTCGCGCTGTCTGACCTGCGGCAACTGCACCATGGTCTGTCCCACCTGCTTCTGCAGCACCACCGAGGACGTCACCGACCTCACCGGCGACCACGCGCAGCGGTGGCGGCGCTCGGACTCGTGTTTCGACCTGGACTTCTCGTACCTGCACGGGGGCAGTGTGCGCACCAGCGGCCAGGCCCGGTACCGGCAGTGGATCAGTCACAAGCTGGGCACCTGGCACGAGCAGTTCGGCTCGTCCGGGTGCGTCGGCTGCGGCCGGTGCATCGCGTGGTGCCCCACCGGGATCGACATCACCCAGGAGATCGCCGCGCTGTCCGGCCTGCGGGCCGCGGCCTCGCCGGCCGGAGGCGACCAGCCGTGA
- a CDS encoding universal stress protein — MNTSGPVLVGTDGSAPAQAAVRWAAIEAQRRGGALTILTAYDTTWAATPGLPRRDPADAADLAEEIVTDARAAAGTTTFTVPVHTVVAPGDPAAVLLHHAANAGLLVVGHRGRGGFTSLMLGSVGQRVTTHAPCTTVVVRGRSTAADGPVVAGVDSSPGGRLALDAAFTAARLRHAPVLAVHAYAEPLPPVTPGLPPILPPPAEDLARCHAEQVDDLLAGWRGEYPDVPVQVQVAAGTAAGLLVGASYRAQLVVVGSRGHGTVTGTLLGSVGHQLLHHADCPVLVARG; from the coding sequence ATGAACACCAGCGGACCCGTCCTCGTCGGCACCGACGGCTCCGCACCGGCGCAGGCAGCGGTCCGCTGGGCCGCGATCGAGGCCCAGCGCCGCGGCGGCGCACTGACCATCCTCACCGCGTACGACACCACCTGGGCCGCCACGCCCGGCCTGCCGCGCCGGGACCCGGCGGACGCGGCCGATCTGGCGGAGGAGATCGTGACCGACGCCCGCGCCGCCGCCGGCACCACCACGTTCACCGTCCCGGTGCACACCGTGGTCGCGCCCGGCGACCCGGCCGCCGTGCTGCTCCACCACGCCGCGAACGCCGGACTGCTGGTGGTCGGCCACCGGGGCCGCGGCGGGTTCACCAGCCTGATGCTCGGATCCGTCGGGCAGCGGGTGACCACCCACGCGCCCTGCACCACGGTCGTGGTGCGCGGCCGGAGCACCGCCGCCGACGGTCCGGTGGTGGCCGGCGTGGACAGCTCACCCGGCGGCCGGCTGGCCCTCGACGCCGCCTTCACCGCCGCCCGCCTGCGGCACGCGCCGGTGCTGGCGGTGCACGCCTACGCCGAGCCGTTGCCACCGGTCACCCCCGGCCTCCCGCCGATCCTGCCCCCGCCCGCCGAAGATCTGGCGCGGTGTCACGCCGAGCAGGTGGACGACCTGCTGGCCGGCTGGCGCGGCGAGTATCCCGACGTCCCGGTGCAGGTCCAGGTCGCCGCCGGGACGGCCGCCGGACTGCTGGTCGGCGCCTCCTACCGGGCGCAACTGGTGGTCGTCGGCAGCCGCGGTCACGGCACGGTGACCGGGACCCTGCTGGGCTCGGTCGGTCACCAGCTGCTGCATCACGCGGACTGTCCGGTACTGGTCGCCCGCGGTTGA
- a CDS encoding TrmH family RNA methyltransferase: protein MHGANLGTLLRTCDAVGACLAVPPFGWVDEALARGNTLRQPACVHRVGSPLRWLAGERQAGASILGVELADEAVRLADLPPARRRTVMVLGHEATGIPPEALDLLDGAVEIPMAGTGSSLNVAVAGSLVLYKLAGLL, encoded by the coding sequence TTGCACGGCGCCAACCTCGGCACGTTGTTGCGCACCTGCGACGCCGTCGGGGCGTGCCTGGCGGTGCCGCCGTTCGGCTGGGTGGACGAGGCCCTGGCCCGCGGCAACACGCTGAGGCAGCCGGCCTGCGTGCACCGCGTCGGCAGCCCGTTACGGTGGCTTGCCGGCGAGCGTCAGGCGGGAGCGAGCATCCTCGGCGTGGAACTGGCCGACGAGGCGGTCCGGCTCGCTGACCTGCCCCCCGCCCGGCGCCGGACCGTCATGGTGCTCGGGCACGAGGCCACCGGTATCCCACCGGAGGCGCTCGACCTGCTCGACGGTGCTGTGGAGATCCCGATGGCCGGCACCGGGTCGAGCCTCAACGTCGCCGTCGCCGGGTCACTGGTGCTGTACAAACTCGCCGGACTCCTCTAA
- a CDS encoding TIGR01777 family oxidoreductase, translating to MKVVIPGGTGQVGTILDRALTARGHDVVVLTRAPRGDRQVYWDGTTPGDWVREIDGSDVVINLAGRSVSCRYTAENLEAMMNSRVESARVVGDAIAAAARPPRVWLQMSTATIYAHRFDAANDERDGLLGGDEHDVPGYWAYSVRIARNWEAAQERAVTPHTRKVALRSAMVMSPDRGGVFDVLSWLVRLGLGGPVAGGRQYVSWIHDHDFVRVVQFLIEREDLAGAVNVAAPEPLPQREFIRHLRTAWRMPVGLPATSGMAEIGAFALRSDTELLLKSRRVVPGRLAEAGFTFDHPRWRAAAADLTSRRRRGGR from the coding sequence GTGAAGGTCGTCATTCCCGGTGGGACCGGGCAGGTCGGCACGATCCTGGATCGGGCACTGACCGCGCGCGGTCACGATGTCGTTGTGCTGACGCGCGCCCCACGAGGCGACCGGCAGGTCTACTGGGACGGCACGACGCCCGGGGACTGGGTCCGGGAGATCGACGGCAGCGATGTCGTCATCAACCTGGCGGGCCGCAGCGTGAGCTGCCGGTACACCGCGGAGAACCTGGAAGCCATGATGAATTCGCGGGTGGAGTCGGCGCGCGTCGTCGGTGATGCCATCGCCGCGGCGGCCCGGCCGCCCCGGGTGTGGCTGCAGATGAGCACCGCGACGATCTATGCGCACCGGTTCGACGCGGCCAACGACGAGCGCGACGGTCTGCTCGGCGGCGACGAGCACGACGTGCCCGGTTACTGGGCGTACAGCGTGAGGATCGCCCGGAACTGGGAGGCCGCGCAGGAGCGGGCGGTGACACCGCACACCCGCAAGGTGGCGCTGCGGTCGGCCATGGTGATGAGCCCGGACCGCGGCGGCGTTTTCGATGTGCTCAGCTGGCTCGTGCGGCTGGGCCTCGGCGGACCGGTGGCCGGCGGCAGGCAGTACGTCTCGTGGATCCACGACCACGACTTCGTCCGGGTCGTCCAGTTCCTGATCGAGCGCGAGGACCTCGCCGGGGCGGTGAACGTGGCCGCGCCCGAGCCGTTGCCGCAGCGAGAATTCATCCGCCACCTGCGTACGGCCTGGCGGATGCCGGTCGGGCTGCCGGCCACCAGCGGGATGGCCGAGATCGGCGCGTTCGCGCTCCGTTCGGACACCGAACTGCTGCTGAAAAGCCGACGAGTCGTCCCGGGGCGCCTCGCCGAGGCGGGGTTCACGTTCGACCATCCGCGGTGGCGGGCCGCGGCCGCCGATCTGACCTCCCGGCGCCGCCGAGGCGGCAGGTAG
- a CDS encoding aldo/keto reductase, translating to MTGRRMILGAMYFGTRLDEASSMALLDRFVDQGGTWIDTANNYAFWADPSGVGGQSEALIGRWLAARPGVRDRVRISTKVRYQPTVPGRWPESAEGLSGPVIRAAAQASLKRLNTDRIDLYWAHGEDRTVALEETVAAFGELVRDGVVARLGASNHAVWRVERARQLAGQQGVAGFTALQLRWSYVQPRPGARVPDQGHRFLSAEALDYARSEPGVALWAYTPLINGAYTRPDRPFPEAYHHPGTDRRLAALTRVADQLGVSRNQVVLAWMATGDPAVTPIVGVSTPAQLDEALQADRVTLSDDQRRELDEAA from the coding sequence ATGACCGGACGCAGGATGATCCTCGGTGCGATGTACTTCGGTACCCGGCTGGACGAGGCCTCCTCCATGGCGCTGTTGGACCGCTTCGTCGATCAGGGCGGCACCTGGATCGACACGGCCAACAACTACGCGTTCTGGGCGGATCCCAGCGGTGTGGGCGGGCAGAGCGAAGCGCTCATCGGGCGGTGGCTGGCCGCCCGGCCCGGGGTCCGCGACCGCGTGCGGATCAGCACGAAGGTGCGGTACCAGCCGACGGTGCCGGGCCGGTGGCCGGAGTCGGCCGAGGGCCTGTCCGGGCCGGTGATCCGCGCTGCGGCGCAGGCGAGCCTGAAGCGGTTGAACACCGACCGGATCGACCTGTACTGGGCGCACGGTGAGGATCGGACGGTGGCGCTGGAGGAGACCGTGGCCGCCTTCGGTGAGCTGGTACGCGACGGAGTGGTGGCCCGGCTCGGCGCGTCCAATCACGCGGTGTGGCGGGTGGAGCGTGCCCGGCAGCTGGCCGGGCAGCAGGGTGTCGCGGGCTTCACGGCGCTGCAGCTGCGGTGGTCCTACGTGCAACCCCGCCCCGGCGCGCGGGTTCCCGACCAGGGACACCGGTTCCTGTCGGCGGAGGCGTTGGACTATGCCCGATCCGAGCCCGGCGTTGCGCTGTGGGCCTACACGCCGCTGATCAACGGCGCCTACACTCGCCCGGACCGGCCGTTCCCGGAGGCGTACCACCACCCGGGAACGGACCGCCGCCTCGCCGCGCTCACCCGGGTCGCCGACCAGCTCGGCGTCAGTCGTAATCAGGTCGTCCTCGCCTGGATGGCGACGGGCGACCCGGCGGTCACCCCGATCGTCGGGGTGAGCACCCCGGCGCAGCTGGACGAGGCGCTCCAGGCGGACCGGGTGACCCTCAGCGACGACCAGCGCCGTGAGCTCGACGAGGCCGCCTGA
- a CDS encoding CAP domain-containing protein, producing the protein MRFLSRRLALAALVVPAAAGVMMTASPADAAPARGKAKAAEQTLQADILRLTNEQRTAHGCAPLAENAALTAAARGHSAWMGTSGTFSHTGRGGSDFVARARAAGYAKPSAENIAWGYRSADEVVDTWMHSPGHRRNILNCRSTTVGVGAVYAASGAPYYTQDFGY; encoded by the coding sequence TTGCGCTTCCTCTCCCGCCGTCTCGCCCTGGCCGCCCTCGTCGTCCCGGCCGCGGCCGGTGTCATGATGACCGCGTCCCCGGCGGACGCCGCGCCGGCGCGGGGCAAGGCGAAGGCCGCCGAGCAGACGCTGCAGGCCGACATCCTCCGGCTCACCAACGAGCAGCGCACCGCGCACGGCTGCGCCCCGCTGGCCGAGAACGCCGCGCTGACCGCGGCCGCTCGCGGGCACAGCGCGTGGATGGGCACGAGCGGCACGTTCTCGCACACCGGCCGGGGCGGCTCGGACTTCGTCGCCCGCGCCCGGGCGGCCGGTTACGCCAAGCCGTCGGCGGAGAACATCGCGTGGGGTTACCGCAGCGCCGACGAGGTGGTCGACACCTGGATGCACAGCCCGGGTCACCGCCGCAACATCCTCAACTGCCGGTCGACGACGGTCGGTGTCGGCGCGGTCTACGCCGCCAGCGGCGCCCCGTATTACACCCAGGACTTCGGCTACTGA
- a CDS encoding CBS domain-containing protein, producing the protein MRTWTVGDVMTKAVVSVDENASYRDVVDVLIERRCSAVPVVDAGHRVIGVISETDLLRKIEYAGDESARVFERRSRRGERAKASARTAAGLMSGPPVVALAGTPVAAAARRMDAEHVKRLPVVDELGRLVGIVSRGDLLKTYLRPDLDIQADVENGVLRAFLVDDTASVTVSVTDGVVALAGRVGRYSSAELVERLSRQVAGVVEVVSGLTYDVDDRQPVVAPAPFF; encoded by the coding sequence ATGAGGACCTGGACCGTGGGCGACGTGATGACCAAGGCCGTCGTGTCCGTGGATGAGAACGCCTCCTACCGGGACGTGGTGGACGTGCTCATCGAGCGGCGGTGCAGCGCCGTCCCGGTGGTGGACGCCGGGCACCGGGTGATCGGCGTGATCTCCGAGACCGACCTGCTCCGCAAGATCGAGTACGCCGGCGACGAGTCCGCGCGGGTCTTCGAGCGCCGCAGCCGGCGCGGCGAGCGGGCCAAGGCGTCCGCCCGCACCGCGGCCGGGTTGATGAGCGGGCCGCCGGTGGTGGCGCTGGCCGGGACCCCGGTCGCGGCGGCCGCCCGCCGGATGGACGCCGAGCACGTCAAGCGGCTCCCGGTCGTCGACGAGCTCGGACGCCTGGTCGGCATCGTGTCGCGCGGCGACCTGCTGAAGACGTACCTGCGCCCGGACCTGGACATCCAGGCGGACGTGGAGAACGGGGTGCTGCGGGCGTTCCTGGTCGACGACACCGCGAGCGTGACCGTGTCGGTCACCGACGGGGTGGTGGCGCTGGCCGGGCGCGTCGGGCGGTACTCCTCGGCGGAGCTGGTGGAGCGGCTGTCGCGCCAGGTCGCCGGGGTGGTCGAGGTGGTCTCCGGCCTGACGTACGACGTCGACGACCGCCAGCCGGTGGTGGCGCCCGCGCCGTTCTTCTGA
- a CDS encoding universal stress protein: protein MRSPAIAVATDGAESGTVAVRWAAEEARRRRLPLRVVHVLDWDWGAARYDFGGGAFETARRLAATVVAVAVREARDAAPEVEVAADVLVGNPTGQLLGDTEHLGLLVLGTRGAGGFAGLRLGSVSQRVATNARCPVAVIREHPDTGPVVAGVDDSPNADAVLETAFTAADDRGAALTVIRALGRSTAQLPDTAPADLAQQVTRWHDKFPGVPVELRLASDGAAAALVAASHEARLVVVGSRGHGLLTNTLLGATSLQLLQHAESPILIVRRP from the coding sequence ATGCGTTCACCAGCCATCGCCGTCGCCACCGACGGCGCCGAGTCGGGCACGGTCGCGGTCCGCTGGGCGGCCGAGGAGGCACGCCGGCGGCGCCTGCCGCTGCGCGTGGTCCACGTGCTGGACTGGGACTGGGGCGCCGCGCGCTACGACTTCGGCGGTGGCGCGTTCGAGACGGCCCGACGGCTGGCCGCGACGGTGGTGGCGGTCGCCGTGCGTGAGGCCCGCGACGCCGCGCCCGAGGTCGAGGTGGCGGCCGACGTGCTGGTCGGCAACCCGACCGGCCAGTTGCTCGGCGACACCGAGCACCTCGGGCTGCTGGTGCTCGGCACCCGCGGCGCGGGCGGCTTCGCCGGGCTGCGGCTCGGTTCGGTCAGCCAGCGGGTCGCCACCAACGCCCGCTGCCCGGTCGCGGTGATCCGCGAGCACCCGGACACCGGGCCGGTGGTCGCCGGTGTGGACGACTCGCCCAACGCCGACGCGGTGCTGGAGACGGCGTTCACCGCCGCGGACGACCGCGGCGCCGCACTGACCGTGATCCGCGCGCTCGGCCGGTCCACCGCGCAGCTGCCGGACACGGCGCCCGCCGACCTGGCGCAGCAGGTGACGCGGTGGCACGACAAGTTCCCCGGCGTGCCGGTGGAGCTGCGGCTGGCGAGCGACGGCGCGGCGGCGGCCCTGGTCGCCGCCTCGCACGAGGCGCGTCTGGTGGTCGTCGGCAGCCGCGGCCACGGCCTGCTCACCAACACTCTGCTCGGCGCGACCAGCCTGCAGTTGCTGCAGCACGCCGAGAGCCCGATCCTGATCGTCCGGAGGCCCTGA
- a CDS encoding flavodoxin family protein, with product MRALVVYESMFGNSAKVAGLVAAGLEKGYTVTLADVREMPPLTGVDLLVLGGPTHAFGMSRPATRADAARQGAIREGAQEAGIREFLDRAPQLAGVAVAAFDTRSNTPLPSGSAARKAMRRLRGLGGRQVLEAESFRVESARGPLVAGEEERARQWGETLALSVRGPVGI from the coding sequence ATGCGCGCACTTGTCGTCTACGAATCGATGTTCGGCAACAGTGCCAAGGTGGCCGGGCTGGTCGCCGCCGGGCTGGAGAAGGGCTACACGGTCACCCTGGCCGACGTCCGGGAGATGCCCCCGCTGACCGGCGTCGACCTGCTGGTTCTCGGCGGCCCGACGCACGCGTTCGGGATGAGCCGGCCGGCCACCCGGGCTGACGCGGCCCGGCAGGGCGCCATTCGCGAGGGCGCGCAGGAGGCCGGGATCCGCGAGTTCCTGGACCGGGCGCCGCAGCTGGCCGGGGTGGCGGTGGCCGCTTTCGACACCCGGTCGAACACGCCGCTGCCGTCCGGCTCGGCGGCCCGCAAGGCGATGCGCCGGCTGCGCGGCCTGGGCGGGCGGCAGGTGCTGGAGGCGGAGAGTTTCCGGGTCGAGTCGGCGCGGGGCCCGCTGGTGGCCGGCGAGGAGGAGCGGGCCCGGCAGTGGGGCGAGACGCTGGCGCTCTCGGTACGCGGCCCGGTCGGCATCTGA
- a CDS encoding SAM-dependent methyltransferase: protein MKDSGIDTSVAHPARRYDYLLGGKDNFQADRQSAHEIEKRHPTARLSAQENRFFMHRAVRFMAREGIRQFLDIGTGIPTSPNTHEIAQETDPAARIVYVDNDPLVLVHARALLTGTEQGRTTYIQADLRRPDAILADDDLRATLDLTRPVGLLLIAVLHFIRDDDDPRAILDTLISALPSGSIVAASHATPEHMPAEQVAALRAVMERQWRDRTGTELAALFDRPDLRPVAPGVQSVSRWWAEQAPQPRPAVEEVASNGLVARVVRD from the coding sequence ATGAAGGATTCCGGTATCGACACCTCGGTCGCCCATCCCGCTCGCCGCTACGACTACCTGCTCGGCGGCAAGGACAACTTCCAGGCCGACCGGCAGTCCGCGCACGAGATCGAGAAGCGGCACCCCACCGCGCGGCTGAGCGCCCAGGAGAACCGGTTCTTCATGCACCGTGCCGTGCGGTTCATGGCCCGCGAGGGCATCCGCCAGTTCCTGGACATCGGCACCGGTATCCCGACCTCGCCGAACACCCACGAGATCGCCCAGGAGACCGACCCGGCGGCCCGGATCGTCTACGTCGACAACGACCCGCTCGTGCTGGTCCACGCGCGCGCCCTGCTGACCGGCACCGAGCAGGGCCGCACCACGTACATCCAGGCCGACCTGCGCCGGCCCGACGCGATCCTGGCCGACGACGACCTGCGGGCCACCCTGGACCTGACCCGGCCGGTCGGCCTGCTGCTGATCGCCGTCCTGCACTTCATCCGGGACGACGACGACCCGCGCGCCATCCTGGACACGCTGATCTCGGCGTTGCCGTCCGGGAGCATCGTCGCCGCCTCGCACGCCACCCCGGAGCACATGCCCGCCGAGCAGGTGGCCGCGCTGCGCGCGGTGATGGAACGGCAGTGGCGCGACCGCACCGGCACCGAGCTGGCCGCCCTGTTCGACCGGCCCGACCTGCGACCGGTCGCGCCGGGCGTGCAGTCGGTCTCGCGCTGGTGGGCCGAGCAGGCCCCGCAGCCGCGACCGGCGGTCGAGGAGGTCGCCTCCAACGGCCTGGTCGCCCGGGTCGTCCGCGACTAA
- a CDS encoding ferredoxin, protein MNRVEFDEPRCIAAGQCVMTAPEVFDQRDEDGVAIVLQPEPAPEHLDAVRNAVAVCPAAALQLVER, encoded by the coding sequence GTGAACAGAGTCGAGTTCGACGAGCCCCGGTGCATCGCCGCCGGCCAGTGCGTGATGACCGCGCCGGAGGTCTTCGACCAGCGCGACGAGGACGGCGTGGCGATCGTCCTGCAGCCCGAACCGGCCCCGGAACACCTGGACGCGGTGCGCAACGCCGTCGCGGTCTGCCCGGCGGCCGCGCTGCAGCTGGTCGAGCGGTGA